The DNA sequence ACTCAACTAGTGCTGCTAATTGGATTATGACGTCCCGTCTGCCTGCGACAACCCAAAGCCACCGGTGTCGAGGCTGGTTGACATTCCTCCCTGCATCATCGGCAGAAGTGAATCTGGGTACAGTGTGTGAAAGACTGCAGCTGAGAAGTTAGGCCAACTCAGTGCATTAACTTTTGTCGTGAATAATTATCTACTATAATTTAGTACTTTTTGCTGTGGGAAATCTATTGCATTGGGAATTTGAATTAGGCTCTGATCTTGTATCGGATGAATAAATGCACTAAATAAACGTTCAGAGACCAAATGACAGATCGAAGTTACAACTCATTTTCTACAATGTAATACAGTAGGAAACAGGCTGTAGACTAATACATTAGGCCTACCTAGGCTACCATCTATGGATATGGAACCATGCACTAGTGTcaaacaaataaataacacaaaCAGACAGGGATAGATCTTTGTTTATTTATCTGTTTTCTTTACATTATCTGAAACAAATGATGGGAAAATGAATTAATATCTCTGACAGCAGGTCCACCAAAAATGGAAAGACAAAAATGTATCCCTGATAGTGGTGTCTCTATTCAAAACAGACCCCAGATCCCTTCACCAAAGCCAAATAAAACGACATAAAGTTCCATAGAAACACCACGCTTCACAGCTGGCATAATGTTTCCCTCTCATTCACTCACCAAGCTCTCTAAATGCTGGTAGCAACACCCCTCAGCACAAAAAACCTTTCAGCACAATGTATGTGACTGGCTGGTGTCAATTGATGTACACTATATTGTACATGTTTTACCATACAAATGGATATCTACTATTTCTCGATTTGCTTTTATCCTACTTCCTCATGGTACAAGGTGTTATATTGGAACCATACTTTTGAGTGAAAGGTGTCACTACCTCTTCAGACATATGTATGAACATACATAGGCTACATATATACACAGCATATCTCCCCCACAATTTTGCATAATTACTTAGTGCATTGCTCAAGATTTCCTGAGAATAGTTGCAGCACAAAAACAAAAGTCCAAGGCAGCTTCACCCCTTTACATAGCAATCTCTTATCATGATTATTACACTACGCAGTAGAAAGAATATAGACCAATGTTATTATCAAGAATTGAAGGAACAATATACAGATATCTTCTCTTACAATCATAAACGATACTGAGTGACGTCATGGAATGGATAAGGAGGTGaaacaaaaaaaaattaaaagctctCAATATTTTAGTGCAAATAAATCAGAAACAAGGAAAGTTCTTCTACATAGCGTGGAATGGTAGCACACACAGGTCCAGTCTGCTAGAGCTACATAAGCTTCAGGCTAGAGTTACAGCCCTCGTAAATAGTTGTAAATAAAGAACATAACTCACTATCACCTAAAGAGTGACAGACTTTGAAGAAATAGTTGATTATCTGTAAGCAAAGTAGCCTTACACCTGCAATGGGCCACCCAAGATGGTCGCTGGTCTCCTAGAGACAAAGGGCCTATCTGTGACTTATACACACAGCTTTGACAgataacacaataacatacagtacatgttgaATCCACAACACAGTTCTCTCCTTAAGTGCAGTTGATGCTTATCTCTTTAACTGAAAGTGTGAAACGGCTACGGGTGGTGCGACAGTTGTCTTGTgctctaaagagagagagagagaaaggctcggtctgtctcttttccccctctcttttctgaTCCCTTCTTTCTCCCCAGGAGGATGGAATGTGCCAGTATTATTGCAGTACCTTTTCAgggtgtgatgtgttgtgcaaaaCAAATGCAAAAGGAGGAAGAATAGCCAACAGAGGACCTTTCACCCAACATGGCACTGGGTGTACGGGTCTTTGTTAGCCGTCACGTTAAGCACAATGCAGTTTCTCTTAAGACTCAAAAGGAAGCAGGTACAGAGCACTTCAACTGTGCCAGAAGGGGACCCGAGCCGAGTGGTGTTGCGGGTCACTGTGTCAAACCCTGGGTCAGGTCACTGTGGATACCCTGGGTCAGGTCACTGTGGATACCCTGGGTCAGGTCACTGTGGATACCCTGGGTCAGGTCACTGTGGATACCCTGGGTCGGGTCACTGTGGATACCCTGGGTCGGGTCACTGTGGATACCCTGGGTCAggccacacacacagtttcaaCTGGAAAGccacaataaataacaataaataaataaatacagagcAATCAAGAGATCaatgtctctccctcactctctccttccctcttggtctctccttttctctcgctCATTTTGCAATAAAAAAAACGAGGAGTGCATGATCAGAAGACGTTCTAAAGAAGGAAACTTTGGAAAGGAATTGTCCCGTCGATGTCAAAAAGTAAACGCTAAAGCAACAAACACACCTCTCATTAACAATCATCCAATGACCCTGCAGATGTAGTCTAGTTTTGGTCAGTCATTTTTCACAGAGCACTAGAGCTCCACAGAGAATCGAACCTATGGAAGCAGTCTCCAACCCTTCTAGCAGTCTGCAGCAGAGAACCGGGCAAATGAAGACAGGTCTTTTAACCAAACCTTGGCTCTAAAATCCCAGGATACCCTTAGAGCcatcccactgggaacagacatcaattcaatgtctattccacattggtttaatgtcatttcattgaaatggagTGGAACCAACAATGATTCAACCAGTGCGTGCCCATTGGGATCTCAATCTATAGCTCTGGTACTCCTGTGCTTGATCAAACTGATTGATTAGGAAGAAATAAACTGAAATCTTTGGTATCATCGGTGCCTCATAAAAGGGCATGAAAATCTACTTAGAACAGACAGCAAAATAATAAGCCTTATTAAAATATGACTGTTACTGTTAGATAATGGCTATCTTCAATAGGAAACCTGTGTGACTTGTTGCCATTGGCAACTAGCTCCACCAATAACCACTAGAGGGTAGTAGGGTACACCCAAAGTGAAACAGCAGATTCCACACCTACTACTATACTTACCTAACTTAGCAGGCGTAAAACAAACGCCTGAGTGGGTCGGAAGGAACCGGAAGCTACCGGTTTTCAGGCTTTGTGTCTTCTCTGCTTTTCCACTGAAAACCGGATGATTCTGGTTTCTTACTACCCCACTGAGAGTGCTAGTATAGTGACATGAAGAGTGATAGGGTTTAGTAGTGCCAGATGGATGTTGTACATACATTGTTTGAAcatcaataacatttgattgttATATTACTCTAACAGCACTCTGCTCAAAAATACATGAtttcttttctcttctttttttttttacatctggaCACATCATTTTTCTCAGCTCCTGACTTCAGTTTGCTTAGTGAGAGAAAAGAACCCCATATCCCCATCAGCACATCTATGGGCAAAACATTCCCTCAATAAAGCCTCTTTTTATGTACAGCTAATAAGAATAACCACAGCATGAAATAAAATAGAAATGGAAAATAGAAATAAAAGACAACTGAAATAAAAACAGAGCCATGaaacaacaataacaaatcagaaaACCCGTTTTCCATTATTCTTTTTGTATCGTTTAGTCATTCTCTATCATTTAGTCTTTCTCTAAGCGCTTTGTAAGAAGGAGCAGGTCCAGTCACCTGAGTGAGATCCCCatccatactgtaggtgacacacacacacacacgcacgcacacacttatGCATATACAAATGCACAtacgtgcacacaaacacatgcacacgcatacacatCCATGCAcgctcttctcttcctctcttctcactcgtcttcctctgcctcctcctctgcctccttaTCCCATATTGCATGCTGAAGTGCAGGAGAGTGGCCCCCGcctgcctcctccccctccacccctctcaccCCCAGCTCCAGGCCTCTCCACAGCAGACCAGGGTAGGGTAACCTGTGAGGCCCTAGGAGGGCTATAGCTTGCTCCCCGTCAGCCTCCTCCTGGAACACCATTTGAcctccagccccagcctcagcccccaGGCCAACCATCCCAGCACGGGGGTGGAATGCTGAGGCGTGGGGCTGCAGGGCCAGATTCTCCAGCGGGTCGAGTTGGTCTGGAGAataccctcttcctcctcctctaacccttCTGCCCTCTTCCCCGTGGTCAGCCCCAGGCCCGCGCCTCGGCCGTGCCCGGGTACGGACCTCCAGGCAGCTGAGGCCCTTGCGGTGGCGCTGGAGGTGGTCCTCGCGGGCGAAGGCCTTGTGGCAGAGCGGGCACTCGAAGGGGCGTGCCCCACTATGGAGAGACAGGTGGTTCTTCAGGTCGTAGGAATGCAGGAAGCGGGCGGGGCAGTGGGGGCAAGTGTTTACGCATGTGGATCTTCAACTTGTCATTCCTGGGCGCTCCCCTGTGTGTTTACGCATGTGGATCTTCAACTTGTCATTcctgagagagaaaggaaagaggatAATGGCTCAGCATCATATGTAGAACAATGCTAGCTCTGTAATCTGTAATAGATAATAGTGTtaaacacacaggtacatacctggtgataatagtgttaaacacacaggtacatacctggtgataatagtgttaaacacacaggtacataccTGGTGATAATAGTGTTAAACACACAGGTAAATACCTGGTGATAATAGTGTtaaaacacacaggtacatacctggtgataatagtgttaaacacacaggtacatacctggtgataatagtgttaaacacacaggtattatttacttttctgttcttttgcacaccagtatctctacctgcacatgaccatgaCCACatcgtcatttccggtcacaacttgcagacttgtttacgtgttgctgtgcgttttgttgccaacctattttgctacctgacaactttatggtttttactttttaattactgtttatatttttggttttccctcaactttttcactctggacgctttatctggacatggttcgtcaagacctccaacagccgaagctaagtagtaacattaacatgatgccttctaattgcaggcGCTgttctcataatatacaggagaacaatcgccttacggcgaggatagctgtgctacaagcccagcttcagacgcaatcgttaggcaagggaaatttcagtgtaggaaaggatgaaacagcgtctgtgccaccagtaagtacagatagtaacgttcgtataaatcccctcgcacggtccccgcagccggacaactttctcatggtttctggaaggaaatgctgtaggaacgctcaaccggtgttgctcattcagccgacagaaactttcaaccggttttccccattaagcagagagtcggagtcagaggccgagtcttctcttgtctctactcctcccgttacggggtctgagacgccgaagcttcccaccattagctctgacaaatggaaaactctagtcattggcgactccattacccgcagtattagacttaaagcgaatcatccagcgatcatacactgtttaccagggggcagggctaccaacgttaaggctaatctgaagatggtgctggctaaagctaaaactggcgagtgtagagagtatagagagattgttatccacgtcggcaccaacgatgctaggatgaaacagtcagagatcaccaagcgcaacatagcttctgcatgtaaatcagctagaaagatgtgtcggcatcgagtaattgtctctggccccctcccagttagcgggagtgatgagctctacagcagtctcacaactcaatcgctggttgaaaactgttttctgcccctcccaaaagatagaatttgtagataattggccctctttctgggactcacccacaaacaggaccaagcctgacctgctgaggagtgatggactctatcctagctggaggggtgctctcatcttatctaccaacatagacagggctctaactcctctagctccacaatgaaatagggtacaggccaggcagcaggctgttagccagcctgccagcatagtggagtctgccactagcacagtcagtgtagtcagctcagctatcaccattgagaccgtgtctgtgcctcgacctaggttgggcaaaactaaacatggcggtgttcgccttagcaatctcactaggataaagacctcctccattcctgtcattattgaaagagatcatgatacctcacatctcaaaatagggctacttaatgttagatcccttacttcaaaggcaattatagtcaatgaactaatcactgatcataatcttgatgtgattggcctgactgaaacatggcttaagcctgatgaatttactgtctTAAATGAGGCCTcccctcctggctacactagtgaccatatcccccgtgcatcccgcaaaggcggaggtgttgctaacatttacgatagcaaatttcaatttacagacaaaaaaaatgacgtttttgtcttttgagcttctagtcatgaaatctatgcagcctactcaatcactttttatagctactgtttacaggcctcctgggccatttacagcgttcctcattgagttccctgaattcctatcggaccttgtagtcatagcagataatattctaatctttggtgactttaatattcacatggaaaagtccacagacccactccaagaggctttcggagccatcatcgactcagtgggttttgtccaacatgtctctggacccactcactgtcacagtcatactctggacctagttttgtcccatagaataaatgttgtggatcttaatgtttttcctcataatcctggactatcggaccaccattttattacgtttgcaattgcaacaaataatctgctcagaccccaaccaaggaacatcaaaagtcgtgctataaattcacagacaacacaaagattccttgatgtccttccagatacCCTCTATCTACCCatggacgccagaggacaaaaatcagttaaccacctaacttaggaactcaatttaaccttgcgcaataccctagatgcagttgcacccctaaaaactaaaaacatttctcataagaaactagctccctggtacacagaaaatacccgagctctgaagcaagcttccagaaaattggaacggaaatggcgccacaccaaactggaagtcttccgactagcttggaaagacagtaccgtgtagTACTGAAGAGCCCTTattgctgctcgatcatcctatttttctaacttaattgaggaaaataagaacaatccgaaattcctttttgatactgtcgcaaagctaactaaaaagcagcattccccaagagaggatggctttcactttagcagtgataaaattcatgaacttctttgaggaaaagatcatgattattagaaagcaaattacggacttctctttaaatctgcgtattccttcaaagctcagttgtcctgagtctgcacaactctgccaggacctaggatcaagagagacgctcaagtgttttagtactatatctcttgacataatgatgaaaataatcatggcctctaaaccttcaagctgcatactggaccctattccaactaaactactgaaagagctgcttcctgtgcttggccctcctatgttgaacataataaacggctctctatccaccggatgtgtaccaaactcactaaaagtggcagtaataaagcctctcttgaaaaagccaaaccttgacccagaaaatataaaaaactatcggcctatatcgaatcttccattcctctcaaaatgtttagaaaaggctgttgcgcaacaactcactgccttcctgaagacaaacaatgtatacgaaatgctccagtctggttttagaccccatcatagcactgagactgcacttgtgaaggtggtaaatgaccttttaatggcatcagaccgaggctctgcatctgtcctcgtgctcctagaccttagtgctgcttttgataccatcgatcaccacattcttttggagagattggaaacccaaattggtctacacggacaagttctggcctggtttagatcttatctgtcggaaagatatgtttgtctctgtgaatggtttgtcctctgacaaatcaactgtaaatttcggtgttcctcaaggttccgttttaggaccactattgttttcactatatattttggGGATGtcaaaacataatgttaactttcactgctatgcggatgacacacagctgtacatttcaatgaaacatggtgaagccccaaaattgccctcactagaagcatgtgtttcagacataaggaagtggatggctgcaaactttctacttttaaactcggacaaaacagagatgcttgttctaggtcccaagaaacaaagagatcttctgttgaatctgacaattaatcttaatggttgtacagtcgtctcaaataaaactgtgaaggacctcggcgttactctggaccctgatctctcttttgaagaacatatcaagaccatttcaaggacagctttttttccatctacgtaacattgcaaaaatcagaaactttctgtccaaaaatgatgcagaaaaattaatccatacttttgtcacttctaggttagactactgcaatgctctactttccggctacccggataaagcactaaataaacttcagttagtggtaaatacggctgctagaatcctgactagaaccccaaaatttgatcatattactccagtgctagcctccctacactggcttcctgtcaaagcaagggctgatttcaaggttttactgctaacctaacgagcattacatgggcttgctcctacctatctctctgatttggtcctgccgtacatacctacacgtacgctacggtcacaagacgcaggcctcctaattgtccctagaatttctaagcaaacagctggaggcagggctttctcctatagagctccatttttatggaacggtctgcctacccatgtcagagatgcaaactcagtctcaacctttaagtctttactgaagactcatctcttcagtgggacatatgattgagtgtagtctggcccaggagtgggaaggtgaacggaaaggctctggagcaacgaaccgcccttgctgtctctgcctggccggttcccctctttccactgggattctctgcctctaaccctattacaggggctgagtcactggcttactggggctctctcataccgtccctgggaggggtgcgtcacctgagtgggttgagtcactgatgtgatcatcctgtctgggttggcgccccggcggagatctttgtgggctatactcagccctgtctcaggatggtaagttagtggttgaagatatccctctagtggtgtgggggctgtgctttggcaaagtgggtggggttatatccttcctgtttggccctgtccgggggtgtcctcagatggggccacagtgtctcctgacccctcctgtctcagcctccagtatttatgctgcagtagtttgtgtcggggggctagggtcagtttgttatatctggagtacttttcctgtcctattcggtgtcctgtatgaatttaagtgtgctctctctaattctctctttctctctttctttctctctctcggaggacctgagccttaggaccatgcctcaggactacctgacatgatgactccttgctgtccccagtccacctggccgtgctgctgctccagtttcaactgttctgccttattattattggaccatgctggtcatttatgaacatttgaacatcttggccaggttctgttataatctccacccggcacagccagaagaggactggccaccccacatagcctggttcctctttaggtttcttcctaggttttggcctttctagggagtttttcttagccactgtgcttctacacctgcattgcttgctgtttggggttttaggctgggtttctgtacagcactttgagatatcagctgatgtgcgaagggctatataaatacatttgattttgaccatctgatcatttatcactccagtgttaatctgctaaattgtaattattcgctcctatggcctatttattgcctacctcctcatgccttttgcacacaatgtatatagattctttttttctactgtgttattgacttgtttattgtttactccatgtgtaactctgtgttgttgtctgttcacactgctatgctttatcttggccaggtcgcagttgtaaatgagaacttgttctcaactagcctacctggttaaataaaggtgaaataaaataaaaaatacctggtgataatagtattaaaacacacaggtacatacctggtgataatagtattaaaacacacaggtacatacctggtgataatagtattaaaacacacaggtacatacctggtgataatagtgttaaaacacacaggtacatacctggtgataatagtattaaaacacacaggtacatacctggtgataatagtgttaaaacacacaggtacatacctggtgataatagtattaaaacacacaggtacatacctggtgataatagtgttaaacacacaggtacatacctggtgataatagtgttaaacacacaggtacatacctggtgataatagtattaaaacacacaggtacatacctggtgataacagtgttaaacacacaggtacatacctggtgataatagtattaaaacacacaggtacatacctggtgataatagtgttaaacacacaggtacatacctggtgataatagtgttaaacacacaggtacatacctggtgataatagtattaaaacacacaggtacatacctggtgataacagtgttaaacacacaggtacatacctggtgataatagtgttaaacacacaggtacatacctggtgataatagtattaaaacacacaggtacatacctggtgataatagtgttaaacacacaggtacataccTGGTGATAATAGTATTAAAACACAGGTACATACCTGGTGATAATAGTATtaaaacacacaggtacatacctggtgataatagtgttaaacacacaggtacatacctggtgataatagtgttaaacacacaggtacatacctggtgataatagtgttaaacacacaggtacatacctggtgataatagtgttaaacacacaggtacatacctggtgataatagtgttaaacacacaggtacatacctggtgataatagtgttaaacacacaggtacatacctggtgataatagtgttaaacacacaggtacataccTGGTAAAGCGGACCCCGCAGGTAGAGCACTCGAATGGTTTCTCCCCAGTGTGTGTTCTCATGTGTCTGGGCAGCTTCCCTGCTCCGTGGATGATCTTCTGACAGACAGGACACTGCTGGGGGGTCTGAGACTTCCTcttcctaccccctcctcctgccCCTGTGGCCACCCCTTGCTCTGCCAGGGGGGCTGAAGTAAAGCTGGGCACCCCACcgttccccactccctccatctcctcctcgtcTTCTGACAGCCTGTCGTccgagaggggaagaggggggtggggggcgaGGAGGCACTCCTGAGGCCAGTGCACCCCTCCGTTGACTGCTGTActccctctccctgcatccctgCCCTGCTTCCGCTCCCCGTTCTGTCCTGTGGTGGGGGGGTGTTCATCCTGCTCAGGGCTGGGGGGTCgggtggagggatgagagtgGGCCCCGTCTTGAACAGGTGAGgggtgtggaggaggagtggaggggtgctGGTGTGTGTTAATATTGGGGCGATGAGGCAGTGGCTGGTGGTGCGATGACTCCACCTTGTTGACTCTCCGTCTGTCTATCTTCCTCCGGGAGCCtttcttcatccccctctccacccttctctccctctccgcctgtaccctctcctcccccatctcccacTCTACCTCCCCCGCCGTCTCCCCCAGTATGTCTCTACAGGCATCAACCACACACTGGATCCCCAGTAACTGAGCTCCTCTCAACACGTCTCTCATGCCAGAGCTGCGGATGGTCAGGGTGGCCGTGTAGGCAAACTCCAGCAGGGCACCCAGGGCATCGGGCGCGACACAGTCCAGCTGGCACACACtgaaccctcctcctccccccgccGCCTCCCCCCCTGCCTCGGCCCCCTCCTCCGCTCCAAACAGCCCGCGGAAGTAGAGGCTGACGGCAGCCATGACAGAGCGGTGGGTAGGGTAGCGGGCACCCCGCGAGGTCAGGGTGAGGTCACAGAGTAGCCCCGCCCTGCGCTGGGCGTTGAGGCGGAACAGGATCTCGCTGCTGTGCTCTGGGAAGGGGATCCCAATCAGACCGTCCTCTCCTGGAGACATCGCCACCTGCAGGAGGGAACAGTTGGTTAGAATAACACAGACATTGATGTTCAGGCTGAATCAAAATAATTCGGTGGC is a window from the Oncorhynchus tshawytscha isolate Ot180627B linkage group LG03, Otsh_v2.0, whole genome shotgun sequence genome containing:
- the LOC112247849 gene encoding LOW QUALITY PROTEIN: zinc finger and BTB domain-containing protein 7B-like (The sequence of the model RefSeq protein was modified relative to this genomic sequence to represent the inferred CDS: substituted 1 base at 1 genomic stop codon); translated protein: MTQTQHRLQSTVPLSAMKAGKVAMSPGEDGLIGIPFPEHSSEILFRLNAQRRAGLLCDLTLTSRGARYPTHRSVMAAVSLYFRGLFGAEEGAEAGGEAAGGGGGFSVCQLDCVAPDALGALLEFAYTATLTIRSSGMRDVLRGAQLLGIQCVVDACRDILGETAGEVEWEMGEERVQAERERRVERGMKKGSRRKIDRRRVNKVESSHHQPLPHRPNINTHQHPSTPPPHPSPVQDGAHSHPSTRPPSPEQDEHPPTTGQNGERKQGRDAGRGSTAVNGGVHWPQECLLAPHPPLPLSDDRLSEDEEEMEGVGNGGVPSFTSAPLAEQGVATGAGGGGRKRKSQTPQQCPVCQKIIHGAGKLPRHMRTHTGEKPFECSTCGVRFTRNDKLKIHMRKHTGERPGMTSXRSTCVNTCPHCPARFLHSYDLKNHLSLHSGARPFECPLCHKAFAREDHLQRHRKGLSCLEVRTRARPRRGPGADHGEEGRRVRGGGRGYSPDQLDPLENLALQPHASAFHPRAGMVGLGAEAGAGGQMVFQEEADGEQAIALLGPHRLPYPGLLWRGLELGVRGVEGEEAGGGHSPALQHAIWDKEAEEEAEEDE